A window from Frischella perrara encodes these proteins:
- the recR gene encoding recombination mediator RecR, with the protein MQISSLLESLIEGLRCLPGVGPKSAQRMAYHLLQRDRKGGMNLAELLQNAMINIGHCQDCRTFTEQEKCRICVSSKRQQSTQLCIVETPSDILAIEQTGQYSGRYFVLLGHLSPIDGIGPNEIGLDKLKQRLANETINEVILATNPTIEGEATANIIAQMCAELDIIATRIAHGVPVGGDLETVDGTTLSHSFLGRQKIDLN; encoded by the coding sequence ATGCAAATTAGTTCTTTATTAGAATCTTTAATTGAAGGTCTACGCTGTTTACCTGGTGTGGGACCTAAATCTGCGCAGAGAATGGCTTATCATTTATTGCAACGCGATCGCAAAGGGGGAATGAATCTGGCAGAATTATTACAAAATGCCATGATTAATATTGGTCATTGTCAGGATTGTCGAACCTTTACCGAGCAAGAAAAGTGCCGCATTTGTGTCAGTTCTAAACGCCAGCAAAGTACACAATTATGCATTGTTGAAACACCATCAGATATATTGGCCATTGAACAAACCGGACAATACAGCGGACGTTACTTTGTATTACTTGGTCATTTATCACCAATAGATGGCATTGGTCCGAACGAAATAGGATTAGATAAGTTAAAGCAAAGGCTAGCTAATGAGACTATTAATGAAGTCATATTAGCAACAAATCCGACTATAGAAGGAGAGGCAACCGCAAATATCATTGCGCAAATGTGTGCTGAATTAGATATCATTGCGACACGTATTGCACATGGTGTGCCCGTTGGTGGCGATTTAGAAACCGTTGATGGAACAACACTATCACATTCATTTTTAGGCAGACAGAAAATTGATCTCAATTAG
- a CDS encoding pyridoxamine 5'-phosphate oxidase family protein, whose amino-acid sequence MKDNLVKIARYLKKQTTLTLSCVSDDKPWCCNCFYIFDVNPVSFIITSHSNTRHGQIMQINPAVAGTITDQPAFIGNIKGVQFSGVIYLLTEEEEKRARQLFCQRYPIAHVMKAPMWQIMIDELKMTNNRLGFSHKTIWCRTS is encoded by the coding sequence ATGAAAGACAATTTAGTAAAAATAGCCAGATATCTAAAAAAGCAAACCACCTTAACATTAAGTTGCGTTAGTGATGATAAGCCTTGGTGTTGTAACTGTTTTTATATTTTTGATGTTAACCCTGTTTCATTCATTATTACTAGCCATAGTAATACTCGGCATGGGCAAATAATGCAAATTAATCCGGCTGTAGCGGGTACAATTACCGATCAACCAGCTTTTATTGGTAATATAAAAGGTGTTCAGTTCAGTGGTGTAATTTACTTGCTAACCGAAGAGGAAGAGAAGCGAGCTCGGCAGTTATTTTGCCAACGCTATCCTATTGCGCATGTTATGAAAGCACCAATGTGGCAGATTATGATTGATGAGCTTAAAATGACCAATAATCGATTAGGGTTTTCTCATAAAACGATTTGGTGCCGAACATCATAA
- a CDS encoding DNA/RNA non-specific endonuclease, which translates to MNSNLNRGLWKKHESRWANALRDGKTVKVKIRACISGYRYKTREF; encoded by the coding sequence ATGAATTCAAATCTTAATCGTGGCTTATGGAAAAAGCATGAAAGTAGATGGGCTAATGCCTTACGAGACGGTAAAACAGTTAAAGTTAAGATAAGAGCCTGTATATCAGGGTACAGATATAAGACCAGAGAGTTTTGA
- the argE gene encoding acetylornithine deacetylase, protein MKLPSFIQIYNELITIPTISSVTDGKLDCTNKVVIEKLANWFNDLGFKTTITSVPNTRDKYNLLATYSNNDNLTQGGLLLSGHTDTVPFDEGLWTKDPFKVTELDNKWYGLGTADMKGFFAFILESLRGIDLKSLTKPLHILATADEEITMAGAAYFAQHAQLQPDCTIIGEPTSLIPIRAHKGFVSNIIRITGKSGHSSDPEKGINAIEVMHLVIGKLLELKQKLKDEYHNTSFAVPYPTMNLGIIRGGDAANRICGCCELIMDIRALPEMDIQSLYDLLCQTLKPIMDRYPGRLKVDYEVDPIAGYECQHDNPALMEVEKLVNQKAQTVNYSTEAPFLNQIAPTIVLGPGSIEQAHQPDEFVSTEFLKPTIETLQKIITRFCK, encoded by the coding sequence ATGAAACTACCCTCTTTTATCCAAATTTATAACGAGCTCATTACTATCCCGACCATTAGCAGTGTGACTGATGGAAAATTAGATTGTACAAATAAAGTGGTAATTGAAAAACTGGCTAACTGGTTTAATGACTTAGGTTTTAAAACTACAATTACCTCAGTTCCTAATACGCGAGATAAATATAACTTATTGGCTACATATAGTAACAATGATAATCTTACTCAAGGAGGATTACTATTAAGTGGTCATACTGATACAGTACCTTTTGATGAGGGATTATGGACGAAAGATCCTTTTAAAGTAACCGAATTAGACAACAAATGGTATGGATTAGGAACTGCAGATATGAAAGGTTTTTTTGCCTTCATTTTGGAATCCTTACGTGGTATTGATCTTAAATCATTGACTAAACCATTACATATCTTAGCCACAGCTGATGAAGAAATCACGATGGCGGGTGCAGCTTACTTTGCCCAACACGCTCAATTGCAACCCGATTGCACGATAATTGGTGAACCTACATCTTTAATTCCTATTCGTGCTCATAAGGGTTTTGTTTCAAACATTATCCGCATAACAGGAAAATCAGGTCATTCCAGTGATCCAGAAAAAGGAATAAATGCCATTGAAGTGATGCATTTAGTTATTGGAAAATTATTGGAGTTAAAACAAAAGTTAAAAGATGAATACCATAATACTAGTTTTGCTGTACCTTACCCAACAATGAATTTAGGAATAATTAGAGGTGGTGATGCAGCTAATCGTATTTGTGGTTGCTGTGAATTAATTATGGATATTCGCGCCTTACCAGAGATGGATATTCAGTCTTTATATGATCTACTCTGCCAAACATTAAAACCGATTATGGATCGTTATCCGGGTCGTTTGAAAGTTGATTATGAGGTTGATCCCATAGCAGGTTATGAATGCCAACATGACAATCCGGCTTTAATGGAAGTGGAAAAACTTGTTAATCAGAAAGCACAAACCGTCAATTACAGTACCGAAGCACCTTTTTTAAATCAAATTGCACCAACCATTGTATTAGGTCCTGGTTCCATTGAACAAGCTCATCAACCCGATGAATTTGTTTCTACTGAATTTTTGAAACCGACCATAGAAACATTACAAAAGATTATTACGCGGTTTTGTAAGTAA
- a CDS encoding antA/AntB antirepressor family protein: MTNFNNLLLVKETKIKGKLQQTVSAKALHFYLKVGNDFFTWIKARIEEYGLIKDSDFFIFDSLECGNQNKNNKPSIKCMANQEVGSKSIDYILTIGTAKELAIIENNEHARAIRNYLISCEQKKEVKRSKARNEVASYSRPMCDALTVHRLSLGKETKPHNYTNEFNMINSIVLGMTAKAFRKIHDITGDIRNHLNEQQLSHIAYLERSNITLLELG; the protein is encoded by the coding sequence ATGACAAATTTTAATAATTTATTACTGGTAAAAGAAACAAAAATCAAAGGTAAACTCCAGCAAACAGTTAGCGCCAAAGCATTACACTTTTATTTAAAAGTAGGTAATGATTTTTTCACCTGGATAAAGGCAAGAATAGAAGAATATGGACTAATTAAAGATAGTGATTTTTTTATTTTTGATTCACTAGAATGTGGGAATCAAAATAAAAATAATAAACCGTCAATTAAATGTATGGCTAACCAAGAAGTCGGCTCTAAGAGTATTGATTATATTCTCACAATCGGAACCGCTAAAGAATTAGCGATTATTGAAAACAACGAACACGCGCGGGCTATCAGAAATTACTTAATTAGTTGTGAACAAAAAAAAGAAGTAAAACGCTCAAAAGCACGTAATGAAGTCGCTAGCTACAGCCGTCCTATGTGTGATGCATTAACCGTACATAGGCTATCACTTGGCAAAGAGACAAAGCCTCATAACTATACCAATGAATTTAATATGATTAACAGTATCGTACTAGGTATGACAGCTAAAGCTTTTCGAAAAATTCATGATATAACGGGAGATATACGCAACCACCTCAATGAACAACAACTAAGCCACATTGCTTACCTTGAGCGCTCTAATATTACCTTACTTGAGTTGGGCTGA
- a CDS encoding pyridoxal phosphatase has protein sequence MTYKAVAFDMDGTLLNNQRLILPETVSVLNQLKQMGIKVILVTGRHHSMIYPYYHQLQLATPAICCNGSYLYDFNKCMAFDANPLTKTQAKTLLNLVNEYNIHTLIYTDQYITYEVLDDHLEGIFEWIDTLPTQLKPEFVKVNSFLDVINDAKKVFKFATSSHDIPALKAFSAAVEAQGDFECEWSWVNRADVAAKGNSKGKGLANWANYEGIPLEQIIAFGDNYNDLSMLKMAGLGIAMGNADEEIKQQVDRVIGDNNTPTIAEELTRLFLK, from the coding sequence ATGACTTATAAAGCTGTGGCATTTGATATGGATGGTACCCTTTTAAATAACCAAAGACTGATTTTACCTGAAACTGTTTCAGTATTAAATCAACTAAAACAAATGGGGATTAAGGTAATTTTAGTTACAGGTCGTCACCATTCTATGATTTATCCTTATTACCATCAATTACAATTAGCGACGCCTGCTATTTGCTGTAATGGATCTTATCTTTATGATTTTAATAAATGCATGGCTTTTGATGCTAACCCATTAACGAAAACACAAGCTAAAACATTACTCAATTTAGTTAATGAATATAATATTCATACATTAATCTATACTGATCAATATATCACCTATGAAGTGTTGGATGATCATCTAGAAGGTATATTTGAATGGATTGACACTTTACCAACACAATTAAAACCAGAATTTGTGAAAGTAAATAGTTTTCTAGATGTAATTAATGATGCTAAAAAGGTATTCAAATTCGCTACAAGTTCTCATGATATTCCTGCATTAAAAGCATTTTCTGCAGCAGTTGAAGCGCAAGGCGATTTTGAGTGTGAATGGTCTTGGGTAAATCGTGCTGATGTTGCCGCCAAAGGTAATAGTAAAGGCAAAGGATTGGCTAATTGGGCAAATTATGAAGGAATACCATTGGAACAAATCATTGCTTTTGGTGATAACTATAACGATCTTTCAATGCTAAAAATGGCCGGTTTGGGCATTGCAATGGGTAATGCTGATGAAGAAATAAAGCAACAAGTAGATCGTGTTATTGGTGATAATAATACACCAACTATTGCTGAAGAATTAACAAGACTGTTTTTAAAATAA
- a CDS encoding helix-turn-helix domain-containing protein: MNNSMIDYVAIGQRLRAYRIAASLKAEDVAEKLKISRAAVYRLEKGELIKVEILDRLASLLETSLTSLLGVDTEYYSSGEGFFERMRQLEQQASHIYSHFDPFSFLLTSDDYLDHLANMLAEANLPQDNNKIRATLAILKERKQNYLQYFPDVINLIGLQHIERFLDLGLVGKLNISTEQRKQRCKLARQEISHLINLFEEHEEQLQIGVSQASIPSLTFQIFYQKQQPLALAMSPFRLGELPNVTTGIASITASKEAIKRHQHLFDHLWQNSAKGKQAIDLLKKTLMRYQ; the protein is encoded by the coding sequence ATGAATAATTCGATGATTGATTATGTCGCCATTGGTCAACGATTACGTGCTTATCGAATTGCAGCTTCCTTAAAAGCCGAAGATGTTGCCGAAAAGTTGAAAATTTCACGAGCAGCGGTTTACCGTTTAGAAAAAGGCGAACTAATAAAAGTTGAAATACTCGACCGTTTAGCCTCTCTTTTAGAAACATCATTAACCAGTTTGTTAGGTGTCGATACTGAATATTATTCAAGTGGTGAAGGCTTTTTTGAACGCATGCGACAATTAGAGCAACAAGCTAGCCACATATACTCCCACTTTGATCCATTCTCTTTTTTATTAACTTCTGATGACTACTTAGATCATTTAGCTAATATGTTAGCCGAAGCCAATTTACCTCAAGATAACAATAAAATTAGGGCAACTTTGGCAATTTTAAAAGAACGTAAACAAAATTATCTGCAATATTTTCCGGATGTTATAAATTTAATTGGTTTACAACATATTGAGCGTTTTCTTGATTTAGGTTTAGTCGGTAAATTGAACATTTCCACCGAACAAAGAAAACAACGGTGTAAATTAGCAAGACAAGAAATTAGTCACCTAATTAATCTATTTGAAGAACATGAAGAGCAATTACAAATTGGTGTGAGCCAAGCTAGTATTCCATCTTTAACTTTTCAGATTTTTTATCAAAAACAACAACCACTTGCTTTGGCAATGAGTCCATTTCGTCTAGGTGAATTGCCTAATGTTACTACAGGTATTGCCTCTATCACGGCATCAAAAGAAGCTATTAAGCGACATCAACATTTATTTGACCATTTATGGCAAAACAGTGCAAAAGGTAAGCAAGCCATCGATTTATTAAAGAAAACATTAATGCGATATCAATAA
- a CDS encoding DUF6387 family protein: MIKKIKICPDWFDIDNYNICTSFTRYSWEYALLFRRFTIQFVSNRNSNQNQCEVEYYKKQIKQYASKEFLLEASSMKCEDFCHSFLEKEESISNISYCDLLTMYENLQYHDNKSIHYMSEIIKNRDKCYKMFKKEEEKLGIFDEHPFWGDYLSEDILPDNWSVFAEIPLYEDSEAFARVNLRNNDEDIINSFKEWLQKTRAIRGQKKTNKMSDNELNRLAQFKVLPYIDLYLWAELTGEKLTQYQMASLLYPDEYEIDIKERLRSCTIPRAKALINSFIRVFR; the protein is encoded by the coding sequence ATGATAAAAAAAATAAAAATTTGTCCTGATTGGTTTGATATTGATAATTATAATATTTGCACTTCATTTACAAGGTACTCTTGGGAGTACGCTCTTCTTTTCAGAAGGTTCACTATTCAATTTGTATCAAATAGAAATTCAAATCAGAATCAATGTGAAGTGGAATATTATAAAAAACAAATTAAACAATATGCTTCGAAGGAATTCTTATTAGAAGCTAGCTCTATGAAATGTGAAGACTTTTGTCATTCTTTTTTAGAAAAAGAAGAGTCAATTAGTAATATATCTTATTGTGATTTGTTAACGATGTATGAAAATTTGCAGTACCATGATAATAAGTCGATTCATTATATGAGTGAAATAATAAAAAACAGAGACAAATGTTATAAAATGTTCAAAAAGGAAGAAGAAAAATTAGGGATATTTGATGAACATCCTTTTTGGGGGGATTATTTATCTGAAGATATTCTTCCGGATAATTGGAGTGTTTTTGCAGAAATTCCTCTATATGAAGATAGTGAAGCCTTTGCTCGTGTTAATTTGAGAAATAATGATGAGGATATAATAAACTCATTTAAAGAGTGGTTGCAAAAAACTAGGGCTATTAGAGGTCAAAAGAAAACTAATAAAATGAGTGATAATGAACTAAATCGATTAGCACAGTTTAAGGTTTTACCTTATATAGATTTGTACTTATGGGCTGAACTGACAGGGGAAAAGTTGACACAGTATCAAATGGCCTCTTTACTATATCCAGATGAATATGAAATTGATATAAAAGAACGATTAAGATCATGTACCATTCCTAGGGCAAAGGCATTAATAAATTCTTTTATACGCGTTTTCAGGTAA
- the aroA gene encoding 3-phosphoshikimate 1-carboxyvinyltransferase, with the protein MADSNNAITLQPVKVFSGTINLPGSKSVSNRALLLAALSEGETRLTNLLDSDDVRYMLDALTALGVHYQLSDDRTICDITGVAGALNVDKPLELYLGNAGTAMRPLAAALCLGNNNIILTGEPRMKERPIKHLVDALRQGGAKIEYLENEGYPPLHLHGGFSGGSIQVDGSVSSQFLTALLMASPLAPKDTEITIIGDLVSKPYIDITINMMATFGVKVDNLNYQKFVIKGGQSYKSPKNYLVEGDASSASYFLAAAAIKGGTVRVTGIGKNSLQGDTQFAQVLEKMGATITMGDDYIECSKGELKGIDMDMNHIPDAAMTIATTALFAKGSTSIRNIYNWRVKETDRLVAMATELRKVGAEVEEGYDYITITPPAQLKHAEIDTYNDHRVAMCFSLVSLSDTSVTILDPKCTAKTFPTYFEQFARMSEIK; encoded by the coding sequence ATGGCTGATTCTAATAATGCAATTACACTTCAACCGGTGAAAGTATTTTCCGGTACGATTAATCTACCGGGTTCCAAAAGCGTATCTAATCGGGCTTTATTACTCGCTGCCTTATCCGAAGGCGAAACTCGATTAACAAATTTATTAGACAGTGATGATGTGCGTTATATGCTTGATGCACTTACTGCTTTAGGCGTTCATTATCAATTGTCTGATGATAGAACGATTTGCGATATCACTGGTGTAGCCGGAGCTTTAAATGTAGATAAACCTTTAGAACTTTATCTGGGTAATGCAGGTACAGCAATGCGTCCACTGGCTGCTGCCTTATGTTTAGGTAATAATAATATTATTTTAACGGGCGAACCAAGAATGAAAGAACGCCCAATTAAGCATTTAGTTGATGCGTTACGTCAGGGTGGGGCAAAGATTGAGTATTTAGAAAATGAAGGTTATCCACCCTTACATCTTCATGGCGGATTTAGTGGTGGATCGATTCAAGTTGATGGTTCCGTATCAAGTCAGTTTTTAACAGCACTATTAATGGCTTCACCATTAGCACCAAAAGATACTGAAATCACCATTATTGGCGATTTAGTATCTAAACCTTATATAGATATTACGATTAACATGATGGCTACTTTTGGCGTTAAAGTTGACAATCTTAATTATCAAAAGTTTGTCATTAAAGGCGGTCAAAGTTACAAATCTCCAAAAAATTATCTTGTCGAGGGTGATGCCTCATCTGCCTCATATTTCTTAGCCGCTGCTGCTATAAAAGGCGGTACTGTTCGTGTAACTGGAATTGGCAAAAATAGTCTACAAGGTGATACACAATTTGCTCAAGTACTTGAAAAAATGGGTGCTACCATCACTATGGGAGATGATTACATTGAATGTAGTAAAGGTGAATTAAAAGGTATTGATATGGACATGAATCATATCCCTGATGCCGCGATGACCATAGCCACAACCGCATTATTTGCCAAAGGTTCGACATCTATTCGTAATATTTACAATTGGCGTGTTAAAGAGACCGACCGCTTAGTCGCAATGGCTACAGAATTACGGAAAGTAGGCGCAGAAGTGGAAGAAGGCTATGATTACATCACAATCACCCCGCCAGCGCAATTAAAACATGCTGAAATAGACACTTATAATGATCATCGTGTAGCAATGTGTTTTTCATTAGTCTCATTATCTGACACATCGGTGACGATATTAGATCCGAAATGCACCGCAAAAACCTTCCCAACCTATTTTGAGCAATTTGCTAGAATGAGTGAAATTAAATAA
- the truC gene encoding tRNA pseudouridine(65) synthase TruC — MFDILYQDQNLIAINKPSGWLVHRSWLDRHEKVVIMQTLRDQIGQHVYPIHRLDRPTSGVLLFALSSEVANLMAMQFAHHQPQKTYHAIVRGFIQQADTIDYPLVEELDKIADKFANQKKPAQSAITHYKPLSKIEIPVAVGKFATARYSLVELKPLTGRKHQLRRHMKHIFHPIIGDSKHGDLHQNRAFNRYFDVKRLMLHASELIFSHPINQKLLSIKAPFDQQWLTILEQFDNKD; from the coding sequence ATATTTGATATTCTTTACCAAGATCAAAACCTAATTGCCATTAATAAACCATCTGGTTGGTTAGTACATCGAAGCTGGCTTGATCGACATGAAAAAGTCGTCATCATGCAAACATTACGTGATCAAATTGGTCAACATGTCTATCCAATTCATCGATTAGATCGTCCAACTTCTGGCGTATTACTCTTTGCGCTATCAAGTGAAGTTGCGAATTTAATGGCAATGCAATTTGCCCATCATCAACCACAAAAAACCTATCATGCTATTGTTAGAGGTTTTATTCAACAAGCTGATACTATCGACTATCCTCTTGTTGAGGAATTGGATAAAATTGCGGATAAATTCGCCAATCAGAAAAAACCGGCTCAATCTGCAATTACCCATTATAAACCTTTAAGTAAGATCGAAATTCCGGTTGCTGTAGGTAAATTTGCTACAGCTCGTTATAGCTTAGTAGAATTAAAACCACTAACTGGACGTAAACACCAATTACGGCGACATATGAAGCATATTTTTCATCCCATAATTGGGGATAGTAAGCATGGTGATCTTCATCAAAATAGAGCATTTAACCGTTATTTTGATGTGAAACGACTAATGCTACACGCGAGTGAGCTGATTTTTAGCCATCCAATCAATCAAAAGTTATTATCAATTAAAGCCCCGTTTGATCAGCAATGGTTAACGATATTAGAACAATTTGATAATAAGGATTAA
- a CDS encoding DNA/RNA non-specific endonuclease, with amino-acid sequence MKNYVLITAKQWQEYQKQKENDSPFSSISLSSNTIIEYSKLKPVYYDYRSKIDEIVEYCVNHQDECKNLYPTLEALGLYYGRNTYNKDDKGLFIGLKEALESQRAILFELPIVYNSGLLQPENDLINSNHNRSNQSNRTPRKLTPDEVKAYELEMRYGKAQDNYIELTVYNLANQPFTIFDNASQKMLKQGTLDNNGYAYVSLPINAKYVDIVFDKQQEDRPWYYDIPLQILGGIRDAAQSASDLLWDTSPTNLIMEYGFNVETQNPIQLGEIPEPETISGALTRGVSQFLIGFIPVSRTLKFIKPISKMGELGKGAIAGGVTDFTVFAPHEERLSNLVQSFKELQNPVTEYLQADPDDSAAEGRLKNVLEGLLIGGLAEPFAHSLRALKYSRIKWMISDVRTRVHYKLKIVTIETESGSKGNWNELLNNPEPNTRYIVDGNKIYDIDHLGRVVRVEADLKLDTLDRNTYQQLKAGKQGIDGDEGGHLIASILNGSGEKINLLPMNSNLNRGEWKALENRWAKALQEGKTVKVKIEPLYEGTSLRPESFYITSSIDGETLLEHTFKNAPGGK; translated from the coding sequence ATGAAGAATTATGTATTAATAACAGCAAAGCAGTGGCAAGAATATCAAAAACAGAAAGAAAATGACTCACCCTTCAGTTCTATCTCTTTAAGTTCTAACACTATTATAGAATACAGTAAACTAAAACCTGTTTATTATGATTATCGTAGTAAAATAGATGAAATTGTAGAATATTGTGTTAACCATCAAGATGAGTGTAAAAACCTATACCCCACACTCGAAGCGCTTGGTTTATATTATGGTCGCAATACCTATAATAAAGATGATAAAGGTTTATTTATCGGACTAAAAGAAGCGCTAGAATCACAACGCGCAATTTTATTTGAATTGCCTATTGTTTACAATTCTGGCTTATTGCAACCAGAAAATGATCTTATAAACTCAAATCATAATCGAAGTAATCAAAGTAATCGAACACCACGCAAATTAACCCCTGACGAAGTAAAGGCTTATGAGCTGGAAATGCGTTACGGTAAGGCTCAAGACAACTACATAGAATTGACAGTTTATAATCTAGCTAATCAACCGTTTACTATCTTTGATAATGCCAGTCAAAAGATGCTTAAGCAAGGGACATTAGATAATAACGGTTACGCTTATGTTAGCTTACCCATAAATGCCAAATATGTTGATATAGTGTTCGATAAGCAGCAAGAGGATCGCCCTTGGTATTATGATATACCATTACAAATATTAGGGGGGATCCGTGATGCTGCGCAGTCAGCATCTGATTTGTTATGGGATACCTCGCCAACTAACCTCATTATGGAGTATGGTTTTAACGTTGAAACACAAAACCCTATCCAATTGGGAGAAATTCCAGAGCCGGAAACCATATCCGGCGCGCTTACTCGTGGTGTAAGCCAATTTCTAATTGGGTTTATTCCTGTATCTAGGACGTTAAAATTTATCAAACCTATATCGAAAATGGGTGAGCTAGGTAAAGGCGCGATAGCCGGCGGTGTCACAGATTTTACAGTTTTTGCACCTCACGAGGAACGACTCTCTAATTTAGTCCAATCATTCAAAGAATTACAAAACCCAGTTACAGAGTATTTACAAGCCGATCCAGATGATAGCGCAGCGGAAGGACGTTTAAAAAATGTTTTAGAAGGGTTATTGATAGGCGGGCTTGCTGAACCCTTTGCCCATTCATTGCGAGCTTTAAAGTACTCAAGAATCAAATGGATGATATCGGACGTTAGAACGAGAGTTCACTATAAACTTAAAATTGTAACGATAGAAACCGAATCAGGCAGCAAAGGTAATTGGAATGAATTACTTAATAATCCCGAACCTAACACAAGGTATATTGTAGACGGTAATAAAATATATGATATAGACCATTTAGGAAGAGTAGTAAGAGTTGAGGCGGATCTTAAACTTGATACACTAGACAGAAACACTTACCAACAATTGAAAGCAGGTAAACAAGGGATAGACGGTGACGAAGGCGGGCATTTAATCGCCTCAATACTAAATGGCTCAGGCGAAAAAATTAACCTCCTGCCAATGAATTCAAATCTCAATCGTGGCGAGTGGAAAGCTCTAGAAAATAGATGGGCTAAAGCCTTGCAAGAAGGTAAAACAGTTAAGGTTAAGATAGAGCCTTTATATGAAGGAACGAGTTTAAGACCTGAAAGCTTTTATATAACCTCTTCAATTGATGGTGAGACTCTATTAGAACACACATTTAAAAATGCACCTGGAGGAAAATAA
- a CDS encoding YbaB/EbfC family nucleoid-associated protein gives MFSGGKGGLGNLMKQAQQMQARMQKVQEEIAQMEVTGESGAGLVKVTVNGAHNCRRVTIDPSLFADDDKDMLEDLIAAAFNDASRRLEDAQKEKMSQVTGGMPLPPGFKMPF, from the coding sequence ATGTTTTCTGGTGGAAAAGGTGGTCTTGGCAATTTAATGAAACAAGCTCAGCAAATGCAAGCGCGAATGCAAAAAGTGCAAGAAGAGATCGCACAAATGGAAGTAACAGGAGAATCAGGAGCAGGTCTAGTAAAGGTGACTGTAAATGGTGCCCACAATTGTCGTCGTGTTACTATTGATCCTTCATTATTTGCTGATGATGATAAAGATATGTTAGAAGATTTAATTGCCGCAGCATTCAATGATGCAAGCCGACGATTAGAAGATGCGCAAAAAGAAAAAATGTCGCAAGTAACCGGTGGAATGCCTTTACCTCCTGGTTTTAAAATGCCATTTTAA
- a CDS encoding flavin prenyltransferase UbiX yields MHIIVAITGATGAPLAVKVIQQLKELNVNVHLVVSKWGKVTINHECDISYQQLCDMVDVVYSNHDQGATISSGSFKTDGMIIVPCSMKTLAAIRCGFADNLISRAADVILKERRKLVIVPRETPLSTIHLDNLHYLSQLGVTIVPPNPAFYHQPKTIDDILTHISVRILDQFNLTHPAAKIWQGLNATDNK; encoded by the coding sequence TTGCATATCATTGTAGCTATTACCGGTGCAACAGGTGCACCGTTGGCCGTTAAAGTAATACAACAATTAAAGGAACTGAATGTCAATGTTCATTTAGTTGTATCTAAATGGGGAAAGGTGACTATTAACCATGAATGTGATATCAGTTATCAGCAATTATGCGATATGGTTGATGTTGTCTATTCCAATCATGATCAAGGGGCAACTATTTCTAGTGGATCGTTTAAAACAGATGGTATGATTATTGTGCCATGTAGCATGAAAACATTAGCAGCAATACGTTGTGGGTTTGCCGATAATTTAATTAGTCGCGCAGCTGATGTGATTTTAAAAGAGCGTCGTAAATTGGTAATTGTTCCACGGGAAACACCATTAAGTACTATCCATCTTGACAATTTGCATTATTTATCACAATTAGGTGTTACGATCGTTCCACCCAATCCAGCATTTTATCATCAACCTAAAACCATTGATGATATATTAACTCATATTTCCGTACGAATTTTAGATCAATTTAATTTAACGCATCCCGCTGCTAAAATTTGGCAAGGATTAAATGCTACAGATAATAAATAA